TCGCGCGTGAATCTGAAACCGGGCTTTGCCGGGAAAGAGTTCTACTGGCATTCCGATTTCGAAACCTGGCATGTGGAAGACGGGATGCCTCGGATGCGTGCGGTGAGCTGTTCGCTGTTGCTCACCGCCAACTACGAGTTTAATGCGCCCTTAATGCTGATGCCGGGCTCTCACCGAAAGTATGTTTCGTGTGTCGGAGAAACTCCCGAGGATCATTATCTGACTTCCCTGCAGAAGCAGGAACTGGGTATTCCCGATAAAGATTCCCTGCGGGAACTGGTCGACGAACACGGCATCATTCAGGGAGAAGGTCCCGCGGGCACACTGGTGCTGTTTGACTGCAACACCATGCATGGCTCGAACGGAAACATCACCCCCTTCCCGCGATCGAATCTGTTCTTTGTGTATAACAGCGTCTGGAACCAGCTCGACGAACCCTTTGGACAGAAGAAATACAGACCGGAATTTATCGCCTCACGCAAGTATTGTGAGCCCGTATCACAACAGGCGGTCAATTACAGTCTCCAGTAACAGACAACGGTTGTCCCTGATGGAGGGCTGCCAGAACCAGAAAAGAGGATCTGATGTCAGATTGTTGTGTTGAGTTAATCACAGCGTGGCGATCGTGTGCAGATCCTGCTCCGACCTGCTTGCTTCTCCTGCGCTCTCAATTTCATCCTTTATCAGAGGATCAGCGCAGATGAACAAATTATTTGCGATCATCCAGCGGATCGAAGCGTTTCTGCTGGCCTGGTCGATCATTATCATTGCCGCTCTATCGATCGGTAATGTGGTGTGCCGCGCCTTGTTCGGCTTCAGCCTGGCCTGTGTCGGCGAAGTTTCGCAGTTCCTGATTATCGTTGTGACCTTCATCGGCCTGAGCTATGCTGCCAGCCAGGGTCGCCATATCCGCATGACCGCGCTGTACGATCAGCTCAACCGACGCTGGCGTAAAATCATGATGGTCATTATCAACAGTCTGACAGCTCTGCTAATGCTGTTGCTGGCTGGGTATGCTTTCGAATACATCAACACCGTCCGCTTTCTGGACACGATTTCTCCCGTGTTGCAGGTGCCCTTGTACCTGATCTATCTGTTCGTCCCACTGGGGTTCATTCTGTCGGCTATTCAATATGGCCTGACGGTCTTCCGCAACCTGACTGCACCCGACGTCTATATTTCGTATTCGCAGAAAGACGAATACGAAACCACGGTCGTCGGCGAAGTCTAACCCAGGCCCTCAGGGAGAATCACGAATGGAAGCCTTACTCATCATCGGCATCATGATCTTTTTACTGCTGCTGGGTTTTCCGATGAAGGTCCCGCTGATCGTCGCTGCCCTGGCGGTCCTGCTGGTCTTTCATCCGGATGTGACGCCGGCCGTACTGGTCCAGCAGATGATCGGCGGGATCAAGCCCGCGGCGTTGATCGCGGTCCCGATGTTTATTTTCGCAGCCGATATCATGACGCGGGGGAATTCCGCGAACCGGTTACTCGACCTGGTGACGGCGTTTGTCGGCCACCTGCGAGGCGGTCTGCCGATCGCCAGTGCCATCAGCTGCACCCTGTTTGGTGCGATGTCCGGTTCGACTCAGGCGACGGTCGTCGCCATTGGTGGACCGCTCAGGCCCCAATTGCTCAAAGCAGGTTACCCCGACTCCTTCACCACGGCGCTGATCATCAACGCCAGCGACATTGCACTTTTGATCCCGCCCAGTATCGGCATGATCGTTTACGGCGTTGTCTCGGGTACCTCGATCGGGGAATTGTTCATCGCGGGCATCGGGCCGGGACTGTTGGTACTGTTGTTGTTTTGTATTTACTGCTGGATCGCCTCGATTCGCATGCAGATTCCCCGCCAGGAAAAAACAGACGCTGCGACCCGTCGCACAGCGGCACGCCGGGCACTGCTCCCGCTGGGTTTCCCCCTGATTATCATCGGCGGGATCTACTCGGGGATTTTCAGCCCCACCGAAGCCGCGGCGATCTCGGTTTTGTATGCAGCGATTCTGGAGATCGTCTTCTTCCGGGATCTCTCTGTGAAAGACATTCCGGACATCGCACTCTCGACCGGGCTGATTACCGCGGTCGTCTTCATCCTCGTTGGTGCAGGCGCTGCCTTCAGCTGGGTGATCTCGTTCGCACAACTGCCGGACGCGTTGATCAATAACTGGCTGGGGCTGACGCCAGACTCGGGCTACTGGACGATCATGCTGACGATTGCCATCGCCTACTTCATCGGCTGCATGTTCGTGGATCCGATCGTGGTGATTCTGATTCTGACCCCGATCTTCCATCCGGTGGCAATTGCTGCAGGCATCGATCCGGTACTGGTCGGAATTGTGGTAACCTTACAGGTGGCCATTGGATCGGCGACGCCACCGTTCGGCTGTGACATATTCACCGCGATTGCGGTCTTCCGCCGTCCCTACCTGGAGGTGATTCGGGGCACGCCCCCCTTCATCGCCATACTGTTGTTTGCGGGGATACTACTGATTGCGTTCCCCAGTATTTCCCTGTTTCTCCGCAACCTCGCATTTGGATAAGCATCATGAACCTGATTCAGAAATTATTCAGTTCTGCGTCTGCCTGGAGCCTGCTCCTGATCGTGGGCGGTTCCCTGCTTTGCACTTCGTGTGGTGCTGAAGCAACCGCGTCGACCGATCAACCGACACAGTGGCGGTTTGCAATTGAAGAGACCATCGGCAGCGTTCAGCATCAGTACGCGATGAAGTTCAAGGAACTCGTCGAAGAACGCTCCAATGGGGAAATTGAAGTCACCATCTATCCCTACGGAACCCTGGGAACCTCGGACCAGATTACCGAGCTGGTCGATATGGAGGTGGTACAGTTTGCGATGGCCTCCCCCGGGCACCTGGGAAAACTGATTCCGGAAGTCCAGGTCTTCCTGTTGCACTTTCTGTTCTCCGACGATGATGAAATTAACAACCAGGTATTAAATAAAGATCCGCGGTTACAGAAAACCTTTGCTGAACTCTACGCCCGCAAGCGGTTGAAGCTGCTTTCCATTTTCTCGGAGGGCTGGCAGGTCTGGACAACGAAAGATCCCATTCATCGGCCTGAAGATTTCGAGGGAGTCAAAATGCGGGTCATGACGTCCCCGCTGCTGATCGCTGCCTACAATGCGTATGGAGCCAGCCCGACACCGCTGCCCTACTCCGAAGTCTATTCGGCGTTGCAACTGAATATGATCGACGGACAGGAAAACCCGGTGTTCGCGATCCAGGAGATGAATTTCTACGAAGTGACCGACTGGATGATTTTCGCGCGACATGCCCCGTTCATCACGACTGCTGTCACTAACCGTGAATTCTTCGATTCTCTGCCTGCCGAACGTCAGGAACTGGTGACGGGGGTGGTAGCCGATCTCAACGATTACATCCTGAAGGTGCAGAGAGAATTCAACCAGGAGCGGCTGAGCCTGATTCGCAAGAATAAGCCTGACCTGGAAATCATCACCGAACTGACACCCGAAGAACGCGAAGCGTTTCGTCAGGCGAGTCAGCCGGTCCGGGAGCGGTTCATCAGGATGACCGGCGAAGATGGGCGCAAGCTGCTGGAAGAGCTGAAACAGACCATCAAAGAATACGAAGACCAGCAGCAGAACTGAAATTACCGGTCACACGTTGTGTAACGGTTCTGCCGGAAGGTGGCATTTGTCCCGGAGTACGCGAAAGCGGCTGCGGGATTTTTTCATAATCGGTCTGGTCTATCCTGTGTACATGGAGTAGAAACAATGTACGCTCATATCCATTTGCACAGAAGCCAACAGAGAGACGATCAGCGGAGACCGGGATGCCCATTCACGTTCAATGTGACGAGTGTTTTCAGAGTTATAAAGTCAAAGAGGAACGCGCCGGCCAGACGCTGAAATGCAAATCTTGTGGCAGTCGGATGCAGGTCCCTGAGGCTGACGAAGAAACCGAAGATCTCTTCGAGCATTATGGAGAGCCGATCGCTCCTCAGCGAAATACGAAGACCGCAGTCAAATCGAAAAAGAAAAAGTCCCGCAAGAAAGGC
This genomic interval from Gimesia chilikensis contains the following:
- the thpD gene encoding ectoine hydroxylase, whose amino-acid sequence is MNTEVANSKDLYPSRVKPQPEFLERADPVVYGSSEDGPLTAGQLNHFERDGFLILPAFFSQEEIDACNAELARLKESAATRSRSEAIVEPDCDELRSLFAIHHAEISPFFSEVAQDERIAGMVMQILDSEVYLHQSRVNLKPGFAGKEFYWHSDFETWHVEDGMPRMRAVSCSLLLTANYEFNAPLMLMPGSHRKYVSCVGETPEDHYLTSLQKQELGIPDKDSLRELVDEHGIIQGEGPAGTLVLFDCNTMHGSNGNITPFPRSNLFFVYNSVWNQLDEPFGQKKYRPEFIASRKYCEPVSQQAVNYSLQ
- a CDS encoding TRAP transporter large permease, whose product is MEALLIIGIMIFLLLLGFPMKVPLIVAALAVLLVFHPDVTPAVLVQQMIGGIKPAALIAVPMFIFAADIMTRGNSANRLLDLVTAFVGHLRGGLPIASAISCTLFGAMSGSTQATVVAIGGPLRPQLLKAGYPDSFTTALIINASDIALLIPPSIGMIVYGVVSGTSIGELFIAGIGPGLLVLLLFCIYCWIASIRMQIPRQEKTDAATRRTAARRALLPLGFPLIIIGGIYSGIFSPTEAAAISVLYAAILEIVFFRDLSVKDIPDIALSTGLITAVVFILVGAGAAFSWVISFAQLPDALINNWLGLTPDSGYWTIMLTIAIAYFIGCMFVDPIVVILILTPIFHPVAIAAGIDPVLVGIVVTLQVAIGSATPPFGCDIFTAIAVFRRPYLEVIRGTPPFIAILLFAGILLIAFPSISLFLRNLAFG
- a CDS encoding TRAP transporter substrate-binding protein, which translates into the protein MNLIQKLFSSASAWSLLLIVGGSLLCTSCGAEATASTDQPTQWRFAIEETIGSVQHQYAMKFKELVEERSNGEIEVTIYPYGTLGTSDQITELVDMEVVQFAMASPGHLGKLIPEVQVFLLHFLFSDDDEINNQVLNKDPRLQKTFAELYARKRLKLLSIFSEGWQVWTTKDPIHRPEDFEGVKMRVMTSPLLIAAYNAYGASPTPLPYSEVYSALQLNMIDGQENPVFAIQEMNFYEVTDWMIFARHAPFITTAVTNREFFDSLPAERQELVTGVVADLNDYILKVQREFNQERLSLIRKNKPDLEIITELTPEEREAFRQASQPVRERFIRMTGEDGRKLLEELKQTIKEYEDQQQN
- a CDS encoding TRAP transporter small permease, encoding MNKLFAIIQRIEAFLLAWSIIIIAALSIGNVVCRALFGFSLACVGEVSQFLIIVVTFIGLSYAASQGRHIRMTALYDQLNRRWRKIMMVIINSLTALLMLLLAGYAFEYINTVRFLDTISPVLQVPLYLIYLFVPLGFILSAIQYGLTVFRNLTAPDVYISYSQKDEYETTVVGEV